The Rubrobacter tropicus nucleotide sequence AGGTGATGCTGCGGGCCATTGGGCCTCCCTTCGGTCGGCCGCTGTCGGCTGTCAGCTTTCAGCGGTCAGCTTCTTTCAGGTGGCGGGTCGGTATGTGCCGAAGCTCCATTCGTAGCCTTCTGGGTCGAGGACGCGGTAGCGGCGCGTGCCGAACTCGGTGTCCTGGGGCGGGTAGACGATCTTCGCCCCGGCCTCTCTCGCCCTCTCGTAGTGGGCGTCCACGTCGTCGACCGTGACGTAGATGCCGTGCGCGTTGGGCGACACGGCGTCGGGATCCAGCACCGGCGGCGGCTCCGCCGTCCCCATCATCAACGCGCCGTTTCCAAACCTCATCTCGGCGTGGACGACGGTCCCGTCTTCGTCGGGGTACGCCACGACCTTCTCGAACCCGAACGCGGACTCCAGCCATCCAAGGGCCGCGTTCGCGTCCCGGTAGCTGAAGTAAGGGAACATTGGCCTCCCTTCGATCGGCGCTATCAGCTTTCAGCTAGCAGCTTCGTTATTCGCGGAGCGGCGATCCTCGCCCGGCCTACCTCCTGCGAGGCCAGGGATCTGATACGCACTGCACGTCCGGTTATGCCATCGACGGGAGAAGCTGACGGCTGAAAGCTGATAGCTAATAGCTAACGTACACGTCGGTCAACAGGTTCTCGGCTTTCGGGTCGTCCGCGGCCTTCGCCTCCCTGACTGACTCGTCGATCAGGCTCTTCACCTCTTCGTCTATCTTGTCTAGATCCGCTTCTTCGACGAGGTCGGCGCCCGTCACGCGGCGGCGGAATAGCATGAGGCAGTCTTTCTCCCGGCGGACTTCTTCGACCTCGTTCTCCGCGCGGTAGGTCTGGGCGTCGCCCTCG carries:
- a CDS encoding VOC family protein, which codes for MFPYFSYRDANAALGWLESAFGFEKVVAYPDEDGTVVHAEMRFGNGALMMGTAEPPPVLDPDAVSPNAHGIYVTVDDVDAHYERAREAGAKIVYPPQDTEFGTRRYRVLDPEGYEWSFGTYRPAT